One Ricinus communis isolate WT05 ecotype wild-type chromosome 1, ASM1957865v1, whole genome shotgun sequence DNA window includes the following coding sequences:
- the LOC8286685 gene encoding exocyst complex component SEC10b has translation MKDSKDGDKISKSASVGSLPLILDIDDFKGEFSFDALFGNLVNELLPSFQEEEADSAEGHGNIGGSDVLANGHVRAPSDAIKFSQGQSPLFPEVDSLLSLFRDSCRELIDLRKQVDGKLSNLRKDVSVQDSKHRKTLAELEKGVDGLFDSFARLDSRISSVGQTAAKIGDHLQSADAQRETAGQTIELIKYLMEFNGSPGDLMELSPLFSDDSRVAEAATIAQKLRSFAEEDIGRQGMSVASDMGNATASRGLEVAVANLQDYCNELENRLLARFDASSQRRELSTMAECAKILSRFNRGTSAMQHYVATRPMFIDVEVMNADTRLVLGDQVSQASPSSVARGLSSLYKEITDTVRKEAATITAVFPSPNDVMSILVQRVLEQRVTALLDKLLVKPSLVNLPPMEEGGLLLYLRMLAVAYEKTQELARDLRAVGCGDLDVEGLTESLFSSHKDDYPEHEQTSLRQLYRAKMEELRAESQQLSESTGTIGRSKGASVASSHQQISVTVVTEFVRWNEEAISRCTLFSSQPTILAANVKPVFTCLLDQVGQYITEGLERARDSLTEAAALRERFVLGTNLSRRVAAAAASAAEAAAAAGESSFRSFMVAVQRCGSSVAIVQQCFANSISRLLLPVDGAHAASCEEMATAMSSAESAAYKGLQQCIETVMAEVERLLSAEQKATDYRSPDDGIAPDHRPTSACTRVVAYLSRVLETAFTALEGLNKQAFLTELGNRLHKGLLNHWQKFTFNPSGGLRLKRDITEYGEFVRSFNAPSVDEKFELLGIMANVFIVAPESLSTLFEGTPSIRKDAQRFIQLREDYKSAKLASKLNSLWTS, from the exons ATGAAAGACAGTAAAGATGGtgataaaatttcaaaatctgCATCTGTTGGTTCCCTTCCACTGATTCTGGATATCGACGACTTTAAG GGCGAGTTTTCTTTTGATGCATTATTTGGCAACTTGGTAAATGAACTGCTTCCCTCtttccaagaagaagaagcagatTCAGCAGAAGGGCATGGAAACATTGGTGGGAGCGATGTGTTAGCAAATGGGCATGTAAGAGCCCCCTCTGATGCCATAAAATTTTCACAAGGACAATCTCCTTTATTTCCAGAAGTAGATTCTCTCTTGTCCTTGTTTAGGGATTCTTGTAGAGAGCTGATCGATCTTCGAAAACAG GTTGATGGAAAGCTCTCAAATCTGAGGAAGGATGTTTCCGTCCAAGATTCTAAGCACCGCAAAACACTTGCTGAG CTGGAAAAAGGCGTAGATGGGCTGTTTGATAGCTTTGCAAGGTTGGACTCACGTATTTCAAGTGTTGGACAGACTGCTGCAAAAATTGGAGATCATTTGCAG AGTGCAGATGCGCAGAGGGAAACGGCCGGCCAAACAATAGAGCTCATAAAG TACTTGATGGAGTTTAATGGCAGTCCGGGCGATTTAATGGAACTGTCGCCTTTGTTTTCAGATGACAGCCGTGTTGCTGAGGCTGCTACAATTGCACAGAAATTAC GTTCCTTTGCTGAGGAAGACATAGGACGGCAAGGAATGTCTGTAGCATCAGATATGGGAAATGCAACTGCCAGCAGAGGATTAGAAGTTGCAGTTGCTAATCTTCAGGATTACTGCAATG AACTGGAGAATAGATTGTTGGCTCGGTTTGACGCATCATCACAGAGAAGAGAATTGTCTACCATGGCAGAATGTGCTAAAATTTTATCTCGG TTCAACAGGGGCACGAGTGCTATGCAACATTACGTGGCAACACGTCCAATGTTTATTGATGTGGAAGTCATGAATGCAGACACCAGATTGGTTCTTGGCGATCAGGTTTCACAAGCTAGTCCCAGCAGTGTTGCTCGTGGGCTATCTTCATTGTACAAAGAAATTACAG ATACTGTTCGTAAAGAGGCAGCCACAATTACGGCAGTATTTCCTTCTCCTAATGATGTCATGTCCATTTTAGTGCAG CGAGTTTTGGAGCAGCGAGTTACAGCTCTTTTGGATAAGTTGTTAGTGAAACCATCTCTTGTGAATTTACCTCCAATGGAAGAAGGCGGACTTCTATTA TATCTTAGAATGTTAGCAGTGGCATATGAAAAGACTCAGGAACTTGCTAGAGACCTACGAGCTGTTGGATGTGGTGACTTGGATGTTGAGG GTCTCACGGAATCTCTGTTTTCTTCTCACAAGGATGACTATCCTGAACATGAACAAACCTCTCTTAGACAGCTATATCGCGCAAAG ATGGAAGAATTACGTGCTGAGAGTCAGCAGCTCTCTGAGTCAACTGGGACAATAGGGCGATCAAAAGGAGCTTCTGTAGCATCTTCCCATCAACAGATATCTGTTACTGTTGTGACAGAATTTGTGCGTTGGAATGAAGAAGCAATATCCAGATGCACTCTATTTTCATCTCAA ccTACTATCCTTGCAGCAAATGTAAAACCGGTGTTCACTTGCTTGCTAGACCAA GTTGGGCAATATATAACTGAAGGTCTTGAACGAGCTAGAGACAGCCTGACTGAAGCTGCAGCTTTGAGGGAAAGGTTTGTTCTGGGAACAAACCTTAGTAGAAGGGTGGCTGCTGCAGCTGCTTCTGCT GCAgaagctgctgctgctgctggtGAGAGCAGTTTCCGTTCTTTCATGGTTGCTGTACAACGGTGTGGCAGTAGTGTGGCTATAGTTCAGCAA TGTTTTGCAAATTCTATATCTCGGCTTTTACTACCTGTGGATGGGGCTCATGCTGCTTCATGTGAAGAAATGGCAACAGCTATGTCCAGTGCGGAAAGTGCTGCTTATAAAGGGCTTCAACAGTGTATTGAAACTGTTATGGCTGAG GTAGAGCGACTGCTATCAGCTGAACAGAAGGCAACAGATTATAGGTCACCTGATGATGGAATTGCTCCTGATCATCGACCAACAAGTGCTTGCACAAG AGTTGTGGCATATCTTTCTCGTGTGCTCGAGACAGCATTCACTGCATTAGAAGGTCTTAACAAACAAGCGTTCCTAACTGAATTG GGGAATCGCTTACATAAAGGGCTACTTAATCATTGGCAGAAATTCACTTTTAACCCCag TGGGGGACTGCGGCTGAAACGTGACATAACTGAGTATGGAGAATTTGTGCGGAGTTTTAATGCTCCTTCTGTTgatgaaaaatttgaattattggGCAT AATGGCTAATGTATTTATTGTAGCTCCTGAAAGCCTCTCCACTTTGTTTGAGGGTACCCCGAGCATCCGTAAAGACGCACAAAG GTTTATTCAGCTTAGAGAGGACTACAAGAGTGCAAAACTTGCATCCAAGCTTAACTCTTTGTGGACAAGTTGA
- the LOC8286686 gene encoding WRKY transcription factor 22 — protein sequence MSLRSIAMDDDWDLQAVVRGCTTASPSVAVTTTTNIGGYASSFINTGDFYTQSCFGSESASGSLFSTPDPFETRNNNVTGELHELYKPFFPKSHQTTTCLYTPQGAPISPVVISKEQTQLKLQHQQPKQSHTGSVTSSANSQTRSKRRKNQLKKICQVPAEALSSDVWAWRKYGQKPIKGSPYPRGYYRCSSSKGCLARKQVERNRSDPGMFIVTYTGEHNHPAPAHRNSLAGITRQKTTAPQTVAASDSNQPSPLKPTCSSPATSLDDDLLPQSTNTESRDEKDTMEDDDEDEFGGFSDMTVSDDFFAGLEELASPATGDRFSDHFTVNFGLPWLANNAATAAGGL from the exons ATGTCTCTGAGGTCTATAGCTATGGATGATGACTGGGATCTTCAGGCTGTGGTTAGAGGGTGCACCACCGCTTCTCCCTCCGTTGCtgtcaccaccaccaccaacaTAGGAGGGTATGCAAGTTCCTTTATTAATACAGGAGATTTTTATACTCAATCTTGTTTTGGTAGTGAATCAGCTTCTGGGTCTCTTTTCTCTACTCCGGATCCTTTTGaaacaagaaataataatGTTACTGGGGAGTTGCATGAGCTTTATAAACCCTTTTTCCCCAAATCTCATCAGACTACTACTTGTCTTTATACTCCACAAGGTGCACCTATATCTCCTGTTGTCATTTCTAAGGAACAAACACAGTTGAAGCTGCAACATCAACAGCCCAAGCAGTCTCATACTGGCTCTGTGACTTCTAGTGCAAATTCTCAAACTCGATCCAAAAGAAG GAAGAACCAACTAAAGAAGATATGCCAAGTACCAGCAGAGGCTCTCTCTTCAGATGTGTGGGCATGGCGAAAATACGGGCAAAAACCCATTAAGGGCTCTCCATATCCAAG GGGCTATTACAGATGTAGCAGCTCAAAGGGTTGTTTAGCCCGAAAACAAGTGGAGAGAAACAGATCCGATCCGGGAATGTTTATAGTAACCTATACAGGGGAACATAACCACCCTGCACCCGCCCACCGTAACTCCCTTGCTGGCATTACCCGCCAGAAGACCACCGCACCACAAACTGTCGCCGCCAGTGATTCTAACCAACCTTCCCCACTAAAACCCACTTGCTCATCTCCAGCAACTTCTTTAGATGACGATCTTTTACCACAAAGCACAAATACTGAAAGCAGAGACGAGAAAGACACTATGGAAGATGACGATGAAGATGAATTTGGAGGGTTCTCTGATATGACTGTTAGTGATGATTTCTTTGCGGGTTTAGAAGAACTTGCTTCTCCGGCTACCGGAGACCGCTTCTCCGATCATTTTACTGTGAATTTTGGCCTGCCTTGGCTAGCTAACAATGCCGCTACTGCAGCTGGTGGTCTttag
- the LOC8286688 gene encoding LOW QUALITY PROTEIN: pentatricopeptide repeat-containing protein At3g61520, mitochondrial (The sequence of the model RefSeq protein was modified relative to this genomic sequence to represent the inferred CDS: deleted 1 base in 1 codon) produces MTIAQSAPNRLKLLRIFQYHALQPSLFVRHFCIELAQPSPPQQNDEESTPSPPLQNDESIIKRAVQLLQIPDHEWNTTQLNNLIFSALSPSPRLLFQIARRLPSSSQALKFLKYLQNNFPTSNTQHLSSTFQAIFELASRENDSRTNLYELYKVSKEWNIPLTINSATLLLRFFGRIGLVEKSFILFNELEHCIKNTHVRNLMVDLLLRDGRVDDAFKVLDEMLQPGSEFDLRPDDVTGDIIFTWLMKREKLVSPEEIVEVVLKLGKFDVFPNSIRLTQTIGQLCRTGNTSKAYDLLIELMTLGAAIKAAPCNALLTGLGRDGDFDKMNEFMAKMKVMDIVPDVITFGILINHSCKFRRVDEALEIFQKMIEEVSVEPDVVIFNTLINGLCKVGRQEEGFGLMQKMKLQNGCAPNTVTYNCLIDGFCKAGEIERGLELFDEMNREGVVPNAITVGTLVDGMCRHGRTNSAVQFFEEMQSKGLKADAYAYTSLIDAFCNVNNIEKAMEIFHQMLRDGCTPDAMVYYKLISGLSQARRMDDAASVLTKLKEAGFCPDIVCYNILIGGFCNKNRLDKAREMLNDMEEAGLEPDTITYNTLISYFGKIGDIKVAHRMMKQMIKDGLQPTVVTYGSLIHAYCLNGNVDEAMKIFKAMDAAASRVAPNNVIYNILIDSLCENNDIELALSLMDDMRVKGVKPNTGTYNAMFKGLRERKWLNQALELMDRMMEQPCNPDYITMEILTEWLSAVGETEKLKNFAHGYEVSDSTA; encoded by the exons ATGACAATAGCACAATCAGCACCAAATCGCCTAAAACTCCTCCGCATCTTTCAATACCACGCCCTTCAACCCTCACTCTTTGTCCGTCACTTCTGCATCGAACTCGCACAACCGTCACCACCTCAACAAAACGACGAGGAGTCAACACCGTCACCACCGCTGCAGAACGACGAGTCAATCATAAAGCGAGCAGTACAACTCCTCCAAATCCCAGATCATGAATGGAACACTACCCAACTCAATAACCTCATATTTTCCGCTCTTTCCCCTTCTCCGCGCCTTCTCTTTCAAATTGCCCGCCGCTTACCCTCATCATCTCAAGCCCTCAAATTCCTCAAATATCTCCAAAATAATTTCCCAACTTCGAATACCCAACACCTCTCCTCCACATTCCAAGCCATCTTCGAGCTCGCTAGCCGTGAAAATGATTCCCGCACCAATCTATATGAGCTTTATAAAGTGTCCAAAGAGTGGAATATTCCACTTACTATCAACTCTGCCACGCTTCTACTTCGCTTCTTTGGAAGGATTGGATTAGTGGAGAAATCATTCATTCTATTTAATGAGCTCGAGCATTGTATTAAGAATACTCATGTTCGCAACCTTATGGTTGATTTGCTGTTGAGGGATGGCCGAGTTGATGATGCGTTTAAGGTGCTCGATGAAATGCTTCAACCTGGGTCAGAGTTTGATCTTCGTCCTGATGATGTTACTGGAGATATTATTTTCACTTGGTtgatgaaaagagaaaagttaGTCTCTCCCGAAGAGATTGTGGAAGTGGTGTTGAAGTTGGGCAAGTTTGATGTCTTTCCTAATTCAATTCGCCTAACACAGACGATTGGGCAATTGTGTAGAACTGGGAACACTAGTAAAGCTTATGACCTTTTGATTGAATTGATGACACTAGGGGCTGCTATTAAGGCAGCTCCTTGTAATGCATTATTGACAGGATTGGGGAGAGATGGGGATTTTGATAAAATGAATGAATTTATGGCAAAAATGAAGGTTATGGACATTGTGCCAGATGTTATTACATTTGGAATTCTTATTAATCACTCGTGTAAGTTTAGGAGAGTCGATGAGGCACTGGAAATCTTTCAAAAGATGATTGAAGAGGTTTCAGTTGAACCAGatgttgttatttttaacacattgATTAATGGTCTTTGTAAAGTTGGGAGGCAAGAAGAAGGATTTGGTTTGATGCAAAAGATGAAATTGCAAAATGGGTGTGCTCCTAATACTGTTACCTACAATTGCTTGATTGACGGTTTCTGTAAAGCTggtgagatagaaagaggcCTGGAGTTGTTTGATGAGATGAATAGAGAAGGGGTTGTACCAAATGCGATTACTGTTGGTACTTTGGTTGATGGTATGTGCAGACATGGGAGAACCAATAGTGCAGTACAGTTTTTTGAGGAGATGCAAAGTAAAGGCTTGAAAGCTGATGCTTATGCTTATACGTCACTGATCGATGCTTTCTGCAACGTCAACAATATCGAGAAGGCAATGGAAATTTTTCATCAAATGTTGAGAGATGGATGCACCCCAGATGCAATGGTTTACTATAAATTGATCTCTGGGTTGAGCCAAGCTAGAAGGATGGATGATGCTGCTTCTGTCTTGACGAAGTTGAAAGAGGCTGGGTTCTGTCCTGACATTGTGTGCTACAATATTTTGATTGGTGGATTTTGCAACAAAAACAGGTTGGATAAAGCCCGTGAAATGCTTAATGATATGGAGGAAGCTGGATTGGAGCCTGACACTATCACGTATAACACTTTAATTTCTTACTTCGGCAAGATTGGAGATATTAAAGTTGCTCATAGAATGATGAAGCAGATGATCAAGGATGGTCTACAACCTACTGTTGTCACATATGGATCTCTAATACATGCATATTGCTTAAATGGCAATGTTGATGAAGCAATGAAGATTTTCAAAGCCATGGATGCTGCTGCTTCAAGGGTAGCTCCCAATaatgttatatataatatcttgATAGACTCATTGTGTGAGAATAATGATATAGAACTTGCTCTGTCCTTAATGGATGATATGAGAGTTAAGGGGGTAAAGCCAAACACCGGAACGTATAATGCTATGTTCAAAGgtcttagggagagaaaatgGCTGAATCAAGCCCTTGAGCTAATGGATAGGATGATGGAGCAGCCTTGTAATCCCGATTACATTACCATGGAGATACTGACAGAATGGCTCTCTGCTGTTGGTGAAACAGAGAAGTTA AAAAACTTTGCTCACGGATATGAGGTTTCAGATTCTACTGCATAG
- the LOC8286689 gene encoding 3-methyl-2-oxobutanoate hydroxymethyltransferase 1, mitochondrial, protein MSLLTKLSKSSSITHPNYFLHCLRYMSNIPENTVYGGPKPQCSNQRVTLSHLKQKHKKGEPITVVTAYDYSSAVHLDTAGIDICLVGDSAAMVVHGHDTTLPISLDEMLVHCRSVARGANRPLLVGDLPFGTYESSTMQAVDTAVRVLKEGGMDAIKLEGGSSSRITAAKAIVEAGIAVMGHVGLTPQAISVLGGFRPQGKNISSAVKVVETALQLQEAGCFSVVLECVPAPVAAAATSALRIPTIGIGAGPFCSGQVLVYHDLLGMLQHPHHAKVTPKFCKQFARVGDVINKALLEYKEEVINGSFPGPAHSPYKISAADMNGFLSELQKLGLDKAVSLAAAAAEKIQTAESFEGSTSAND, encoded by the exons ATGTCACTCTTAACCAAACTCTCCAAATCATCTTCAATCACCCACCCCAATTATTTTCTCCACTGCCTCCGTTACATGAGCAATATACCGGAAAACACCGTATACGGCGGTCCAAAGCCCCAGTGTTCCAACCAGAGAGTAACACTAAGCCATCTCaaacaaaaacacaaaaaaggCGAGCCAATCACTGTTGTCACTGCCTATGACTATTCTTCCGCCGTCCACCTCGACACAGCCGGAATCGACATTTGTTTAGTCGGAGATTCCGCCGCCATGGTCGTTCACGGACACGACACCACTCTGCCTATCTCACTCGATGAAATGCTTGTCCACTGCCGCTCCGTCGCTCGCGGCGCCAATAGACCGCTTCTGGTTGGTGACTTGCCTTTTGGTACATATGAATCAAGCACCATGCAG GCAGTTGATACAGCGGTTAGAGTTTTGAAAGAAGGCGGAATGGATGCTATTAAACTGGAAGGAGGCTCAAGTTCTAGAATTACTGCTGCTAAAGCTATTGTAGAAGCTGGAATTGCAGTTATGGGACATGTTGGACTTACTCCTCAGGCTATTAGTGTTCTTGGAGGTTTTAGACCTCAAGGAAAGAATATTTCTAGTGCTGTCAAG GTTGTGGAGACTGCTTTGCAATTGCAAGAAGCAGGGTGTTTCTCTGTTGTTTTGGAGTGCGTGCCTGCGCCTGTAGCTGCTGCGGCTACATCTGCTCTTCGAATTCCTACCATTGGCATTGGAGCAGGTCCTTTTTGTAGTGGCCAG GTGTTAGTTTACCATGATCTATTGGGCATGCTGCAACACCCACATCATGCGAAG GTTACTCCAAAGTTTTGTAAGCAGTTTGCACGTGTGGGGGATGTCATAAACAAAGCTCTCCTCGAATACAAGGAAGAAGTAATAAATGGTTCATTCCCAGGACCTGCTCACAGTCCATATAAAATCAGTGCAGCTGATATGAATGGTTTCTTGAGTGAACTGCAAAAGTTAGGTTTGGACAAGGCAGTATCATTAGCAGCTGCAGCAGCTGAGAAGATACAAACAGCTGAATCATTTGAAGGATCAACTTCAGCAAATGACTGA